GTTTGTcaagggtccccagttgcatgtcaaccatcgactcgcaactagggggtgcgtgtgtgtgtgttttgtcatggccccagttgcaagccgtccatcgactcgcaactaaggatgtgtgtgtgtgtgtggagggtgcccagttgcatgtcgataaccgactcgcaactaggggtgtgtgtgtcCTTTTGTCAGGGGTCCCTAGTTGCATGTAAACCaccgactcgcaactagggggtgtgTGTTTGTTGAGGACCCCCGGTTACAAgttgaccatcgactcgcaactatggggtgtgtgtgtgtgtgttttgtcgtGGCCCCCAGTTGTAAGCCGCCCATCGACTCACAACTAAGGATGTGTGTGTTTGTCAAGGGTCCCCGGTTacatgtcaaccatcgactcacaactaggggggtgtgtgtgtctttttgtcaagcgtcccagttgcatgtcaaccatcgacATGCAACTACATGCGTTGTTACCTGATTGCAAATCCACGCGCGCATAGTGACCGCAATGAGGAGCATGAAGGGGTTGTCGGGTGGACGCAACTATTCTCATCTCGAGCTCAAATGACActgcatgaacagtaaaatcataaaaataaattaaaaaaCTGAATTTTTTGTGCGAAACATTGACAAAATTTCCGAGTGCTCGCAAATTTTTATATCACATATGTGGAagtgaaaaaaaaacaaaatcgaTTCTCCAAAAAATGCCATTTTCAAAAGCATTTTCAAGTgctaattttgttttttttcctgCGACTTCCACGAATGTTATTTCTATGTGAAAATTTGGAGGCTCTTAAAACCTTTGTTAAAGTTTAtcacaaaaaaattcaaaatttttgatttttttacattttctttCGAATTTACTGTTCACCCGATCTCATTTGAGCTCGGGAGCAGAAGGACACTTTTTTTGTTTGATCAATTACTTGTCCGTTTGTTTTATCTTAGCATCAGATATGTAGATTTCCTATCATTTCCCCTTTTTATAGAACATTTTAATTTCTATTTTGGCCTATTTGTGTGTTTCGTTTTATGAAAGTATATTCACTCGCAGGTGCGCTCTAGCTACTCTCCACACATAGTCACAACCCAACACCGGTGTTCTCTCAAAAAAAAACACCGGTGTTTCCCATAGAAAAACAACACACCGTTGATTTATAAAGAAAAACAAATATAATTTATTTTTGAGAAACTAGAAAAAAACTGCATGAGACTACGAGCcaaggagagagagagacgggCCTAGGCAGCTAGCCAGCATCAAACAACAAGTACTACGAGGCCCAGCAAATCAACTCACACCCagccaaaaaaagaaagaaaaacaaagCATAGACAGCCCACAAGAATGTCGCCCAGCCCAGAAAAACAACCCAGACGGCGATGGAAACGCTGAGGGACGCGTCAGCTGACGTCAGCTGACTAAGACCAAATTACGTCTCAGTCAGCTGAGTTCTAGGCGATCCCTAAATTTATTGATGTCTGCTATAGCCGAACCAACCAAATCACAAATCAGTAGTAGACGTAGTATCATCAGctcatcaaaaataaataaaaggtcGACGTAGTATGCGTTCCCTCTTTCTCCGCATGCGTTCGGTTTGACAGACGAATGCATGAACAGTAGAACCGATATAAGTATGTGTCGCTCGCGAGGTGATTCTTCTTTCTATCCGTCTCACCTGCCTGCAAATTCTTTCTGCTTCCCCACCATGTCGTTGATCATTGCCACTTTTGCAGCCCTTTCTTTGTGCTTCGCCCCTGCTCCTGGTGCAGCGGCGATCTCGGCGCGGCGTCCGCTGCGGGGCAACGACACGCTGGTCTCGGCGCAGGGCAACTTTGAGCTCGGCCTGTTCAGCCCCGCTGGCAGCTCCGACGGCAGGTTCTACCTCGGGGTCTGGTACAAGAACATCCCCGGCCAGACCGTTGTCTGGGTTGGCAACCGCGCGAGTCCATTGTCAGGCGTCGCCTCCGCCGAGCTCCGAGTCTCTGCCAATGACGGCAACCTCGAGCTCATCGGTCCCACCGCTGCCTCTGCCTCGCCGGTCGTCGTGTGGTCATCGAACCTGTCGTCATCGTCACCGGGCTTGAACAACACGGCGGAGTTTCGCGACAACTTCCTATGTTAACAACTACTGTAGCCTGATTGGGAATCTAGGGTTCTGAACATAGGATTTATGTGTGGTTATTTGTAactagtcgtcaacccgtgcCTCTGCACATGCTAGCACTTTTTAATACTTGGTAAATAGAATTTTTTGTTTGATACAAATCTTTTGAAAATAATAAGATGCTTAAACACGACATGCAATATTTCTGTCATCATTTATTAAATGTCCAAATGTGTCACAATGATGTATACAAATTATTCTCGTTTCATTGCAGGAGACCTTAGAATATAGTCATAATAATAATATTAAAGTGCAACCTTGTTAAAATATGCATTTGTAGAACGCACATAATCATACTAAGAACGAAGGACGCAATATTATAGGTCAGTCACAAATAGCAAATCTGAACTGTTGGAGCTAAATCTTAAGAATATAGGTAACCTGTGAATGTTTTATTCTGTTATAACCTATAAGCTCCGTAATTGACATACCCTGTAGTAGGATATGTTGTCATTTTGCCATGAAAAAATACAAATTTTGAACTTACAGTTTGCTGATAAAAGAACACATAAgagagcataaaaattttgtttATAAACCTACCTTTAAAATAAATTATGTTTATTTTCTATCATAGGTATATGTGGAATATTTTTTAGATATTTCGTGAAGAAAAAAACATTGAAAATAGGAGCATTTGAGCTTAATATATATTAGAATTACACTTTCAAGACTACTTCACTGGCAAAATAATGTGTACACATATTTTCTCTATTTAATGTTTATTGGACCAAAATAATGATATAACGATATATTCTATTTCATGGAGTAGAGTAGTTCATCTATGACTGTATGTACAACTTTTTTTACATTGTTTCATGAAGAAAATTATGATAATTTCTGAGAAAATAGCTCAACCAAAATTTACGCCAAACACATGCGACCTTTAATATGAACTATCACTTTATAATAGAAATATTAGTTCCGAAACACAGTATGGAATCTGGACGTAAAGGTAGGGTAATACATTTAAAGTCCATACTATGTATACATGCAAGAATTGGATATTCGTAACTCTTCTTGTAAATAAATAAACTCAAGACAAAATCAGCACCATATATACATGCATATTGTAGGAAAACGCTCGAACCTTCTGGCGAGTTTAGCCAACTGCATGACAGGTCACCTCGCATACGGTGTCGTCGGATGTTGCCGGCACAGCACATCCCATATGGATACTCGCATGTAGCCGGTACCCAGTGACTTGTAGTATAAGAGTTTGTACACACTCTGTGATAGTTTCTTTTGCAAGGGCATAAGAAATAAATTAGATAACTACGCACATACGTATAGATACCCAAGCTACACGAAGCTCTAATTTTTAGATAGAGGCACCACGCATGCAGGTATGTAGATACTCAGTTCTATTTGTTTAAGATGTAACTCTGTTTAATTTATGTTATCCAGCCAAACGTGCACCATTAGGATTCTCTCTTAAAAAAATAGTGGACTCAGCAGTCCAGGTTGTAGCCGTCTCCTTCTTTTGCCTTTCCACGTACGAATTTATCGTCACATCTTTCACGTCCAGGCATACCTTTTGCTCGGTTCATCCTAGCTGCAAATTAAAAGTCTGATGGCTTAACTAATTTATTGTAATCGGCAGAATATGTCACCATGGAGCAGGCTTTTGAGGCCAATCATAAGGATCGTGTACATTTTTCCCCATTTTCCTTGGATTGGAGTCTTTATAGATGGCGGCTTGCCTTTTTTTTTAGGAAACGGATGGATCTTAGCTTGCCCTTTTTTTAGGAAACGGATGGAtattttttttacttttgtttCCTTATTATTAATTAACGTTGGACGTGTCACATGCCTCTTTTAAGGGACGTCAGGATCATCTGCGTTACGTATGTTTTCTTTTTATCCTGAGCGTAAATTCTACAATCCAACGGTGTAATTAATGTTAATGATGTGGATTAATGAGGTGACTTGAAAGGTGCCTCCAATTAGTAAATATATATATAAGATAAGATTAGTGGTTTCTAGCAGTGAGATAACCCCTATTGTTTTTGGTAATTGTTGGTAATTGAAACCTTTCCAGTTTGGAATTTAGGATATAGGGTTTGGTAGTTATGCTTATTTTGTCAATGTGGCAGTTAAGTGTTAGTACTTTGTAGTTACTTTGAATAAGGCTTTAGTTAATCTGTCCAATTATGCTTACATACCTAACAATGATGAAATTTGGGA
This sequence is a window from Aegilops tauschii subsp. strangulata cultivar AL8/78 chromosome 7, Aet v6.0, whole genome shotgun sequence. Protein-coding genes within it:
- the LOC123494982 gene encoding S-locus-specific glycoprotein S6-like, which gives rise to MSLIIATFAALSLCFAPAPGAAAISARRPLRGNDTLVSAQGNFELGLFSPAGSSDGRFYLGVWYKNIPGQTVVWVGNRASPLSGVASAELRVSANDGNLELIGPTAASASPVVVWSSNLSSSSPGLNNTAEFRDNFLC